From a region of the Armatimonas rosea genome:
- a CDS encoding Gfo/Idh/MocA family protein: protein MRPFNVAVIGYGFAGRCFHSYLVGLAPGLKLHGIASRDPQTRERIVRDRHCIAYEGLDDVLKDDAVDLVVLASPSAVHCEQAVAALDAGKHVVTDKIMCLNLEECDQMLAAAERNKKLLAVFQNRRWDGDYLTVKHLMQSGELGTVRWMELAWQGFGAWGGWRGAAEMGGGRFFDLGAHLVDQLLTLQNSPAETVYCRLRRDYDASDIDSEALIVVTFANGATGIADLSGMSAISKPRFRVHGSRATFVKYGLDPQEKAMIAGDIDSAVETPESYGTLHDGKSERQITTLPGRWRSFYENVTEHLAGNAPIAVTLESSRAGMQVIDAALKSAATGEVVRL from the coding sequence ATGAGACCATTCAATGTTGCCGTCATTGGCTACGGCTTTGCCGGGCGCTGTTTCCATAGCTACTTAGTCGGGCTGGCGCCGGGCCTGAAGCTCCATGGGATCGCCTCGCGCGACCCGCAGACCCGTGAGCGCATCGTGCGGGACCGGCACTGTATTGCGTATGAGGGGCTCGACGATGTCCTCAAGGACGATGCCGTGGACCTGGTCGTGCTTGCGTCGCCGTCGGCGGTGCACTGTGAGCAGGCGGTGGCGGCGCTGGATGCGGGCAAGCACGTGGTCACCGACAAGATCATGTGCCTGAACTTGGAGGAGTGCGACCAGATGCTCGCGGCTGCGGAGCGCAACAAGAAGCTGCTGGCGGTCTTTCAGAACCGGCGCTGGGACGGCGACTACCTCACGGTGAAGCATCTCATGCAGAGCGGCGAGCTAGGGACCGTGCGCTGGATGGAGCTGGCGTGGCAGGGCTTTGGCGCGTGGGGCGGCTGGCGCGGCGCGGCGGAGATGGGGGGCGGGCGCTTCTTCGATCTGGGGGCGCACCTGGTCGATCAGCTTCTGACCCTGCAAAACTCCCCCGCCGAGACTGTCTACTGCCGCCTGCGCCGCGACTACGATGCCAGCGATATCGACTCGGAGGCGCTGATCGTGGTCACGTTTGCCAACGGGGCCACGGGAATCGCCGATCTCTCGGGGATGAGCGCCATCTCCAAGCCGCGCTTCCGGGTGCACGGGAGCCGCGCGACCTTTGTGAAGTACGGCCTCGATCCGCAAGAGAAGGCCATGATCGCGGGCGATATCGACAGCGCGGTAGAGACCCCGGAGAGCTACGGCACGCTCCACGATGGCAAGTCCGAGCGCCAGATCACGACCCTTCCCGGCCGCTGGCGCAGCTTCTACGAGAATGTCACCGAGCACCTCGCGGGCAACGCCCCAATCGCGGTGACCCTGGAGAGCTCCCGCGCCGGGATGCAGGTGATCGACGCCGCCCTGAAGTCCGCCGCCACGGGCGAGGTCGTGCGGCTGTGA
- a CDS encoding metallopeptidase, with the protein MPTLDYITRPIQGWTIKIDTRLRQQDAAALDWALVLLTSQLKTINKLVPPRQLAELKKVTIWLSPEYPKTPPRAEYHPGADWLRANGRNPEMAKGVEITDVKNFDAEMRRMPLFVLHELAHAYHDRVLGNDEPRLLAAYKNAKAGGKYDRVERQDSEGRKRLDRAYALTNVQEYFAEGTEAFFGANDFYPFNKAQLKTHDPELFALLEKIWGFSSLP; encoded by the coding sequence ATGCCCACTCTCGACTACATCACGCGCCCGATTCAGGGCTGGACCATCAAGATCGACACGCGCCTGCGTCAGCAAGACGCCGCCGCGCTGGACTGGGCGCTGGTGTTGCTGACCTCGCAGCTCAAGACGATCAACAAGCTTGTCCCGCCTCGGCAGCTAGCGGAGCTCAAGAAAGTGACGATCTGGCTCTCGCCGGAGTACCCCAAGACCCCGCCGCGCGCCGAGTACCACCCCGGTGCGGACTGGCTGCGGGCCAACGGGCGCAACCCCGAGATGGCTAAGGGAGTCGAGATCACCGATGTCAAGAACTTCGATGCGGAGATGCGCCGCATGCCGCTCTTCGTGCTCCACGAGCTCGCCCACGCCTACCACGACCGGGTGCTGGGCAACGACGAGCCACGCCTCTTGGCGGCCTATAAAAACGCCAAGGCCGGGGGCAAGTACGATCGGGTCGAGCGCCAGGATTCGGAGGGACGCAAGCGCCTGGACCGCGCCTACGCCCTCACCAATGTCCAGGAGTACTTCGCCGAGGGCACAGAGGCGTTCTTCGGTGCCAACGACTTCTACCCCTTCAACAAAGCCCAGCTCAAGACCCACGACCCCGAGCTCTTTGCGCTCTTAGAGAAAATCTGGGGATTTTCATCGCTCCCATGA
- a CDS encoding BPSS1187 family protein, which produces MKQNETPLTYSDPAPRRYDLTARASQLDPRARPHPEIGFVFEKDGKPTDVEHAAVDTRVAPRGRLVIWLMGHSMPLFDRLTSYGLHAIQVHYANGWFGQFGDKGPKGDTTFNGRIRLEAATGEDVSEVVTIPKPDSIKERALVLVRWLAKENPQGGWDYFLTPGGSELRWERVILAGISHGSTTAARFAKQQKVARVVMLSGPRDQHETWQSLPSATPTNRYFGFSHVLDAGWGGNHYPRSWELLGLEKFGPIVNVDKEKPPYRNTRRLITDADVKGNPDRAHSSAMPGGAAVKDASGKFIHEDVWRYLFTHPTE; this is translated from the coding sequence ATGAAACAAAACGAGACCCCTCTGACCTACAGCGACCCTGCGCCGCGTCGCTACGATCTCACGGCGCGTGCCAGCCAGCTCGACCCTCGTGCGAGGCCCCACCCCGAGATTGGGTTTGTCTTTGAGAAGGACGGCAAGCCGACCGATGTAGAGCACGCCGCGGTGGACACGCGGGTCGCGCCGCGGGGGCGGCTGGTGATCTGGCTCATGGGCCACAGCATGCCGCTCTTTGACCGGCTCACCAGCTACGGTCTGCACGCCATCCAGGTCCACTACGCCAACGGCTGGTTTGGGCAGTTCGGCGACAAGGGCCCCAAGGGCGACACGACCTTCAACGGCCGGATTCGTCTGGAGGCCGCCACCGGGGAGGATGTCAGCGAGGTTGTCACCATTCCCAAGCCCGATAGCATCAAGGAGCGCGCGCTGGTGCTGGTGCGCTGGCTCGCCAAGGAGAACCCGCAGGGAGGCTGGGACTACTTTCTGACGCCCGGTGGCAGCGAGCTGCGCTGGGAGCGGGTGATCCTGGCGGGCATCTCCCACGGCTCGACCACGGCGGCGCGGTTTGCCAAGCAACAAAAAGTCGCGCGGGTGGTGATGCTCAGCGGCCCGCGCGACCAGCACGAGACCTGGCAGTCGCTACCATCGGCGACACCGACCAATCGCTACTTTGGCTTTAGCCACGTGCTGGATGCGGGCTGGGGCGGCAACCACTATCCCCGCTCTTGGGAGCTGCTCGGGCTGGAGAAGTTTGGGCCGATTGTCAATGTGGATAAAGAGAAGCCGCCGTACCGAAACACGCGCCGCCTGATCACGGACGCCGATGTCAAGGGCAACCCCGACCGCGCGCATAGCTCGGCGATGCCCGGCGGCGCGGCGGTCAAAGACGCCAGCGGGAAGTTTATCCACGAGGATGTCTGGCGCTACTTGTTTACCCACCCGACGGAGTGA
- a CDS encoding sulfatase-like hydrolase/transferase — protein sequence MKTMTCLALLPLLAATVPVAHAQVEKPNIVYFLVDDLGYADCGFNGGKDIQTPQIDRLAREGAVLKSFYVQPVCSPTRSALLTGRYVTHTGVYTIVTPGASWGLPLGERLLPEALKEEGYTTAICGKWHLGEFQPAYTPTNRGFDHQYGHFFGAIDYFTHIRDGKPDWYRDDKPLKEEGYSTELLAKEAVRLIEAQPKDKPLFLYLPFNGIHAPHQVPERYLTPYQNLPKPRQTIAGMLSAVDQAIGQVVAALEAKGLRKNTLIVFSSDNGGPGPGRVTMNTPLRAGKGTIYEGGVRAAAFATWPGKIPAGQTIDEPLHAVDWFPTLLTLAGATREQKLPVDGRDLWPVLTKRAKSPHDVLLLHGTRPGVAAVRKGDWKLLVNASERDAEEVGEGEKLGGRVELYNLKDDLSERTNVAASQPEKVKELRAELAALLRDAVPAGGAKPATVPAAPNAAKGRATLFDQKDTNKDGKLSLEEFLVGPNNQANPQAARMRFTSFDTNKDGFLSREEFVSQGKKTQAVR from the coding sequence ATGAAGACCATGACGTGCCTTGCGCTCCTGCCGCTGCTGGCCGCAACCGTGCCTGTCGCCCATGCCCAGGTAGAGAAGCCCAATATTGTCTACTTTCTCGTGGACGACCTGGGCTACGCCGACTGTGGCTTCAATGGCGGCAAGGACATCCAGACTCCGCAGATCGACCGGCTCGCCAGAGAGGGCGCGGTTCTGAAGTCGTTCTATGTCCAGCCGGTCTGCTCGCCCACGCGCTCGGCGCTGCTGACGGGGCGCTATGTCACCCACACCGGGGTCTACACGATTGTCACCCCCGGCGCGTCTTGGGGGCTGCCACTGGGGGAGCGCTTGCTGCCCGAGGCGCTGAAAGAGGAGGGCTACACGACCGCGATCTGCGGCAAGTGGCACCTCGGGGAGTTCCAGCCCGCCTACACCCCCACAAATCGCGGCTTTGACCACCAGTACGGGCACTTCTTTGGCGCAATCGACTACTTCACCCATATCCGCGATGGCAAGCCAGACTGGTACCGCGACGACAAGCCACTCAAAGAGGAGGGCTACTCCACGGAGCTGCTCGCCAAGGAGGCCGTGCGCTTGATCGAGGCCCAGCCCAAGGACAAGCCGCTCTTTCTCTATCTGCCCTTCAATGGGATCCACGCGCCGCACCAGGTCCCGGAGCGCTACCTGACGCCCTACCAAAACCTGCCCAAGCCGCGCCAGACAATCGCGGGGATGCTCTCGGCCGTGGACCAGGCCATTGGGCAGGTGGTGGCGGCGCTGGAGGCCAAGGGGCTGCGAAAAAACACGCTGATTGTCTTCTCCAGCGACAATGGTGGGCCGGGACCGGGGCGGGTGACCATGAACACGCCGCTGCGGGCCGGAAAGGGCACGATCTACGAAGGGGGAGTGCGCGCCGCCGCCTTTGCGACCTGGCCAGGAAAGATTCCCGCCGGGCAGACAATCGACGAGCCCCTGCATGCGGTGGACTGGTTCCCGACCCTGCTCACGCTCGCTGGGGCCACGCGCGAGCAAAAGCTCCCGGTCGATGGCCGCGATCTCTGGCCCGTCCTAACCAAGCGCGCAAAATCCCCCCACGATGTGCTCCTCCTGCACGGGACCCGCCCCGGAGTCGCCGCAGTGCGCAAGGGGGACTGGAAGCTGCTGGTCAACGCCTCGGAGAGGGACGCTGAGGAGGTGGGTGAGGGGGAGAAGCTCGGAGGGCGTGTGGAGCTCTACAACCTCAAGGACGATCTCAGCGAGCGCACCAATGTCGCTGCGAGCCAGCCCGAGAAGGTCAAGGAGCTCCGCGCGGAGCTCGCCGCGCTCCTGAGAGACGCTGTCCCCGCCGGCGGAGCCAAGCCCGCCACGGTACCCGCTGCCCCAAACGCCGCGAAGGGGCGCGCGACGCTCTTCGACCAGAAAGACACGAATAAAGATGGCAAGCTGAGCCTGGAGGAGTTCCTGGTCGGGCCCAACAACCAAGCGAACCCGCAGGCGGCCCGTATGCGCTTCACGAGCTTCGATACCAACAAAGACGGTTTCCTTAGCCGTGAGGAGTTTGTGAGCCAAGGCAAGAAGACGCAAGCGGTCCGCTAG
- a CDS encoding tetratricopeptide repeat-containing diguanylate cyclase, with protein sequence MSANDEAKTRRPKPHPQCWKRIVRAWDYMMQTNLELAERHLRRGLRLAYRLQDRSGQAHLIHGIGCIHLDRGQYAEGLERLHESLALFEELQDATHCAMARGNMASIYTAQRLYTEAEFHYREVIRLHEETDDPNNLIVSIQNLGDALYQQGRYDEAARYFEQAHAQLYNAPEGDIKRKRILEGQLLYNLALIAFQRGERKRGFALVRQGLTIAQETASRDVEVSCLLALGKNAPRGQRPMLEAALALAQQVGRPELIVEVHEALAELHKKAGRWKLALEAREAGLALQQALFGPQTLQRLEQLRRGELTRALEEAQRLREEAQQAAHRDSLTGLYNRRLVDLQLQRQFATAHEQALPLTVVLLDIDNFKHINDTFGHTIGDQVLIRVAALLREGVRPSDLVGRYGGEEFVIVLQGLKPKDAWRVCNRIRKTIQAEDWQSLAPGLAVTISAGVCAEPSLPSHEKMLQAADALLYQAKRTGKNRVLQAAKLRAGARQPARAGRH encoded by the coding sequence ATGTCTGCCAACGACGAAGCCAAGACCCGCCGCCCCAAACCGCACCCGCAGTGCTGGAAGCGGATTGTGCGCGCGTGGGACTACATGATGCAGACCAATCTTGAGCTCGCCGAGCGCCACCTGCGCCGGGGGCTCCGGCTCGCCTACCGCCTCCAAGACCGCTCGGGGCAGGCCCACCTCATCCACGGGATCGGCTGTATCCACCTCGACCGCGGCCAGTACGCCGAGGGCCTGGAGCGCCTCCACGAGTCGCTGGCCCTCTTTGAGGAGCTCCAAGACGCCACGCACTGCGCCATGGCGCGGGGCAACATGGCCAGTATCTACACCGCGCAGCGCCTCTACACGGAGGCAGAGTTCCACTACCGCGAGGTCATACGCCTCCATGAAGAGACAGACGATCCGAACAACCTGATTGTCAGTATACAGAACCTCGGGGACGCTCTCTACCAGCAAGGGCGGTACGACGAGGCGGCGCGCTACTTTGAGCAGGCACATGCCCAGCTCTACAACGCCCCCGAGGGAGACATCAAGCGCAAGCGCATACTCGAAGGCCAGCTTCTGTACAACCTGGCGCTGATCGCCTTCCAGCGGGGGGAGCGCAAGCGGGGCTTTGCCTTGGTACGGCAGGGCCTGACGATCGCCCAGGAGACAGCCAGTCGCGATGTCGAGGTCTCTTGCCTGCTCGCCCTGGGAAAGAACGCCCCGCGTGGCCAGCGCCCCATGCTGGAGGCAGCTCTCGCCCTCGCCCAGCAAGTGGGCCGCCCCGAGCTGATTGTCGAGGTGCACGAGGCCCTGGCGGAGCTCCATAAAAAGGCGGGGCGCTGGAAACTCGCGCTGGAGGCCCGTGAGGCAGGTCTTGCCCTCCAGCAGGCGCTCTTTGGACCGCAGACCCTCCAGCGGCTGGAGCAGCTCCGGCGGGGAGAGCTCACCCGTGCCCTCGAAGAGGCGCAGCGGCTTCGCGAAGAGGCACAGCAGGCCGCCCACCGCGATAGCCTCACCGGGCTCTACAACCGGCGCTTGGTGGACCTCCAGCTCCAGCGGCAGTTTGCCACGGCGCACGAGCAAGCGCTTCCTCTCACCGTGGTCCTGCTCGATATCGACAACTTCAAGCACATCAACGATACCTTCGGCCACACGATCGGAGACCAGGTCCTCATTCGGGTCGCGGCACTCCTGCGCGAGGGAGTACGTCCCAGCGACCTGGTGGGGCGCTACGGCGGTGAGGAGTTTGTGATCGTGCTCCAGGGGCTCAAGCCCAAGGATGCCTGGCGGGTCTGCAACCGGATCCGTAAGACCATCCAAGCAGAGGACTGGCAGAGCCTCGCGCCCGGGCTTGCGGTGACAATCAGCGCCGGAGTCTGCGCGGAGCCGTCGCTACCCAGCCATGAGAAGATGCTCCAAGCCGCCGATGCTCTCCTCTACCAGGCCAAGCGCACGGGAAAGAACCGTGTGCTCCAGGCCGCTAAGCTCCGGGCAGGTGCAAGACAACCTGCGCGTGCGGGTCGACACTGA
- a CDS encoding amidohydrolase family protein, giving the protein MTVIDTDVHHTWRSVQELLPFLDEPWRFQVAKGLRAVGTGHGWNSPIGVEREDSVPPDGGRPASDPAFVAQQLYEPLGIAYAILNPASIISIATYPDGDYASALCRAYNDWQLQSEWLHDSRNYLAMVVAPQDAEAAAREIERIGEHPRIASVLLSSALGAPAGHRKFWPLYAAAERVGLPVSLHPGADGSGTAGPPTAVGWPRTYFEWHTDLSQGYMAHTVSLLAEGVFQKFPQLKVVLTEGGFGWVPHVLWRADKNWKALRLQLPWLTEPPSAVFRRHIRLTTQPMEEPEKPGHLENLIDMMGSDELLMFSSDYPHWDGDDPRYSLRALKSEALREKILYGNALATFTRLPQ; this is encoded by the coding sequence ATGACCGTAATCGACACCGATGTCCACCACACCTGGCGCTCCGTGCAGGAACTACTGCCGTTTCTGGACGAGCCGTGGCGCTTTCAGGTAGCGAAGGGACTGCGCGCGGTGGGGACGGGCCACGGCTGGAACTCGCCGATTGGGGTGGAGCGCGAGGACTCCGTGCCGCCCGATGGAGGCCGGCCCGCGTCCGATCCCGCGTTTGTGGCGCAGCAGCTCTACGAGCCGCTGGGGATCGCCTACGCGATCTTAAACCCGGCGAGCATCATCTCGATCGCGACCTACCCCGACGGCGACTACGCCAGCGCTCTCTGCCGCGCCTACAACGACTGGCAGCTCCAGAGCGAGTGGCTGCACGACTCGCGCAACTATCTCGCCATGGTGGTCGCGCCGCAGGACGCCGAGGCGGCCGCGCGGGAGATCGAGCGGATCGGGGAGCACCCCCGGATCGCCAGTGTCTTGCTCTCGTCGGCGCTGGGCGCACCGGCGGGCCACCGGAAGTTCTGGCCGCTCTACGCCGCCGCGGAGCGCGTGGGCCTGCCGGTCTCGCTCCATCCGGGCGCGGATGGCTCGGGGACCGCGGGGCCGCCGACCGCGGTGGGCTGGCCACGCACCTACTTTGAGTGGCACACCGACCTCTCCCAGGGCTACATGGCGCACACGGTCTCGCTGCTGGCCGAGGGGGTGTTCCAGAAGTTCCCCCAGCTCAAGGTCGTGCTCACGGAGGGCGGGTTTGGCTGGGTGCCGCACGTGCTCTGGCGCGCCGATAAGAACTGGAAGGCGCTCCGGCTCCAGCTCCCCTGGCTCACCGAGCCGCCCAGCGCGGTGTTCCGCCGGCACATTCGCCTGACCACCCAGCCGATGGAGGAGCCCGAGAAGCCAGGGCACCTGGAGAACCTCATCGACATGATGGGCAGCGATGAGCTTCTGATGTTCTCGTCGGACTACCCGCACTGGGACGGCGACGATCCCCGGTACTCGCTGCGGGCGCTCAAGAGTGAGGCGCTACGGGAGAAGATCCTCTACGGCAATGCCCTCGCGACCTTCACGAGGCTCCCCCAATGA
- a CDS encoding GMC family oxidoreductase — MRCDYDVIVIGSGAGGGTVAGLLAEAGRRVLLLERGGEPGFEEVGRDHLRNQRLSHYGHNAGPDSDHPRVAQNRTVAPWDGGYHANAAIVGGGTRVYGAQAWRFHPLDFKMASTYGIPDGSSLADWPLDYAELAPFYEQAEHEIGVCGQASAMWHLPEYKRDYPMPPMAVTKQGATYRKGAEALGWRTLPVPLAINSTEYLGRPACTRCQHCVGFACPVDAKNGSQNTLIARGKLTGRLFLQTGAMATKIHHDGKRASGVTYFIGDEAKTVTAEQIVVAAGAIESARLLQLSGIGNDQVGRHLQGHVYVGATALFDGEIWDGLGPGVTTATTEWSHGNQSEGIIGGGMLADEFILLPIIAWKRYRAPGVPTWGKEAKDWLRQNYRKLSDIKGPVQDIPSPDARITLDPIVKDRWGLPVARLSGATHPETIRTGQFLQKKAVEWLQASGAKQVWGGPPTTPYLSGGQHQAGTCRMSDDPTAGVVDRNGRVHGFENLFVGDGSVHVTNGGFNPVLTIFALAFRLAAHMNVGSSLRS; from the coding sequence ATGAGATGCGACTACGATGTGATCGTCATTGGCTCCGGTGCGGGAGGCGGAACCGTGGCGGGGCTGCTGGCGGAGGCGGGGCGGCGGGTGCTGCTCCTGGAGCGGGGTGGGGAGCCGGGCTTTGAGGAAGTGGGGCGGGACCACCTCCGAAACCAGCGCCTCTCGCACTATGGGCACAACGCGGGGCCGGACAGCGATCACCCAAGGGTTGCTCAGAATCGCACGGTCGCGCCCTGGGACGGTGGCTACCACGCCAATGCGGCGATTGTGGGCGGCGGGACGCGGGTCTACGGGGCGCAGGCGTGGCGCTTTCACCCCCTGGACTTTAAGATGGCCTCCACCTATGGCATCCCCGACGGCTCATCGCTGGCGGACTGGCCCCTCGACTATGCCGAGCTCGCGCCGTTCTACGAGCAAGCGGAGCACGAGATCGGGGTGTGCGGCCAAGCCAGCGCGATGTGGCACCTGCCGGAGTACAAACGCGACTACCCGATGCCCCCGATGGCGGTCACCAAGCAAGGCGCGACCTACCGCAAGGGCGCAGAGGCGCTGGGCTGGCGGACACTCCCTGTGCCCTTGGCGATCAACTCGACTGAGTACCTTGGGCGGCCGGCGTGTACCCGCTGCCAGCACTGTGTCGGGTTTGCCTGCCCGGTCGATGCGAAAAACGGCTCGCAGAACACGCTGATCGCGCGCGGCAAGCTCACGGGACGGCTTTTCCTACAGACCGGCGCGATGGCGACCAAGATCCACCACGATGGCAAGCGCGCCAGCGGGGTGACCTATTTTATCGGCGATGAGGCCAAGACCGTGACGGCGGAACAAATCGTCGTGGCGGCGGGTGCGATTGAGTCGGCGCGGCTCTTACAGCTCTCGGGGATCGGCAACGACCAGGTCGGGCGGCACCTGCAAGGGCATGTCTATGTCGGGGCCACGGCGCTCTTTGACGGCGAGATCTGGGATGGCCTCGGCCCGGGCGTCACCACGGCAACCACGGAGTGGAGCCACGGCAATCAGAGCGAGGGCATTATCGGGGGCGGGATGCTCGCCGATGAGTTTATCCTGCTGCCGATTATCGCCTGGAAGCGCTACCGCGCACCGGGCGTCCCGACCTGGGGAAAAGAGGCGAAGGACTGGCTGCGCCAAAACTACCGCAAGCTCTCGGACATCAAGGGCCCCGTGCAGGACATTCCCTCCCCCGATGCCCGCATCACCCTCGACCCAATCGTCAAAGACCGCTGGGGCCTTCCTGTCGCGCGGCTCTCGGGCGCGACCCACCCGGAGACCATCCGCACGGGGCAGTTTCTCCAGAAGAAAGCGGTCGAGTGGCTACAGGCATCGGGCGCAAAACAAGTCTGGGGCGGCCCCCCGACCACGCCGTATCTCTCCGGCGGCCAGCACCAAGCGGGCACCTGCCGCATGAGCGACGATCCCACCGCGGGCGTCGTGGACCGCAACGGGCGCGTCCATGGCTTTGAGAATCTCTTCGTGGGAGATGGGAGCGTCCACGTGACCAACGGCGGCTTCAACCCCGTGCTCACCATCTTCGCGCTGGCGTTTCGGCTCGCTGCCCACATGAACGTGGGCAGTTCGCTGCGCTCCTGA
- a CDS encoding Rieske (2Fe-2S) protein, whose protein sequence is MKHIVCPVSALPPGSRIIVEVNGLSIGVFNVAGTFYALKNVCPHQGAPLCVGSVRGTTLPSAPGEPYIWGRDGEILRCPWHGWEFDLTTGRSIFNPHACRVKAYEVGVEPSVETFPVSVDPHAQVVLHLPGA, encoded by the coding sequence ATGAAGCATATTGTCTGCCCCGTGAGTGCCCTCCCGCCGGGAAGCCGCATCATTGTCGAGGTCAATGGGCTCTCGATCGGGGTGTTCAATGTCGCGGGGACGTTCTACGCGCTCAAGAATGTCTGCCCGCACCAGGGTGCGCCGCTCTGTGTCGGGTCGGTGCGGGGGACGACTCTCCCGAGTGCGCCTGGCGAGCCCTATATCTGGGGCCGCGACGGTGAGATTCTGCGCTGTCCTTGGCACGGCTGGGAGTTTGATCTCACCACGGGCCGCTCGATCTTCAACCCTCATGCCTGCCGTGTCAAGGCCTACGAGGTGGGGGTGGAGCCGTCGGTGGAGACCTTCCCGGTCAGTGTCGACCCGCACGCGCAGGTTGTCTTGCACCTGCCCGGAGCTTAG
- a CDS encoding potassium channel family protein encodes MRFLLAPLCVLVIGSVLLEAFEGLVLPRRISRPLRAVGYFYKWLWLSWRRLGRRLRPGMRDDWFAVFGPFSVLTLFVAWGMLLVVAFAGLGWSLHLPISAPEAVPTFATYLYLSATTFITLGFGDVAPRTSFARAITDCEAALGFGFLAIVIAYLPVLYQAFARREVEIGMLDARASTPPSAGELLKRIGGCPDLGDLKDTLKNWERWSAELLESHLSYPSLMYWRSQHDRQSWLGTLTTILDTCALIIATQPKGALLYQARLTFAMARHAAVDLRLALNRTPVVPDRLPDTEQEALFTLLTDAGMPLDTSPEAHAHFRELRALYEPHLAALAQWLELTLPTIAPNPNAHDHWRMSTDPSGHFFNMAP; translated from the coding sequence ATGCGGTTCCTGCTGGCCCCTCTGTGCGTTCTGGTGATTGGCAGTGTCCTACTAGAGGCCTTTGAGGGGCTGGTTCTCCCGCGCCGTATCAGCCGACCGCTCCGTGCGGTCGGCTATTTCTATAAGTGGCTCTGGCTGAGCTGGCGGCGGCTCGGGCGGCGCTTGCGTCCGGGGATGCGCGACGACTGGTTCGCGGTCTTTGGCCCGTTCTCGGTGCTGACTCTCTTTGTGGCCTGGGGAATGCTCTTGGTGGTCGCCTTCGCGGGCCTGGGCTGGTCGCTCCACCTGCCCATCAGCGCCCCAGAAGCCGTCCCCACGTTTGCAACCTACCTCTACCTCTCGGCCACCACGTTCATTACCCTCGGCTTTGGCGATGTGGCGCCGCGCACCAGCTTTGCCCGTGCCATCACGGACTGCGAGGCAGCGCTGGGTTTTGGGTTCCTCGCCATCGTGATCGCCTACCTGCCCGTGCTCTACCAGGCCTTTGCCAGGCGCGAGGTCGAGATCGGGATGCTCGATGCACGCGCCTCAACCCCGCCCAGCGCCGGCGAGCTTCTCAAGCGCATCGGCGGCTGCCCCGATCTAGGCGACCTCAAGGACACGCTCAAGAACTGGGAGCGCTGGTCTGCCGAGCTTTTAGAGAGCCATCTCTCCTACCCCTCCCTCATGTACTGGCGCTCCCAGCACGACCGGCAGAGCTGGCTGGGCACCCTCACCACCATCCTGGATACCTGCGCCCTGATTATCGCGACCCAGCCAAAAGGGGCACTGCTCTACCAAGCGCGCCTGACCTTCGCGATGGCCCGCCACGCCGCCGTGGACCTGCGCCTCGCGCTGAACCGGACTCCCGTTGTGCCGGACCGGCTCCCCGACACCGAGCAAGAAGCGCTCTTCACGCTCCTCACCGACGCCGGCATGCCTCTCGACACCTCGCCCGAGGCCCACGCGCACTTCCGGGAGCTCCGCGCCCTCTACGAGCCGCACCTTGCCGCGCTCGCGCAGTGGCTAGAGCTGACGCTCCCGACTATCGCGCCCAACCCCAACGCCCACGACCACTGGCGCATGAGCACCGACCCGTCGGGCCATTTTTTCAACATGGCCCCCTAA